From the genome of Bactrocera oleae isolate idBacOlea1 chromosome 2, idBacOlea1, whole genome shotgun sequence, one region includes:
- the LOC138857430 gene encoding uncharacterized protein, which translates to MPDIVDVQVPDSITSLQRVSIRCPLFNSERPALWFAQLEGQFHLAGISDEITQYHYASLHLDAMAAAEVEDLLLNVPTETSYTRLKGTLVERLTLFREARLQQLLERGTLDMDIDKLASLADKIHDIALPATQINSVQEPAATSAVEPRISRLEASINELASSFKRQVISRSRSRHRFRLRTSSPAPNNNTCWYRQNFGNKAKRCRSPCTFQGNLPLDHRATKIQFLVDIGAYLCKESLAPWSPEQVNLISQQQMGLPYVA; encoded by the exons ATGCCAGATATTGTGGACGTGCAAGTGCCCGACAGTATAACGTCGCTCCAACGTGTTTCTATACGGTGTCCGTTATTCAATTCCGAACGACCAGCCTTGTGGTTCGCCCAACTTGAGGGACAATTTCATCTCGCCGGAATTTCGGATGAAATTACGCAATACCACTATGCTTCTTTACATCTTGACGCCATGGCCGCCGCAGAAGTGGAAGATCTTCTTTTGAATGTTCCCACAGAAACGTCCTACACTCGCTTAAAAGGCACACTGGTCGAACGCCTTACACTCTTTCGAGAAGCACGACTGCAGCAGCTTCTCGAACGAGGGACCTTGG ACATGGATATCGATAAGCTCGCATCTCTTGCAGACAAAATACACGATATCGCATTACCAGCAACACAAATCAATTCGGTCCAAGAACCAGCAGCAACATCAGCAGTCGAACCACGCATTTCTCGTCTCGAAGCTTCAATTAATGAGCTAGCTTCCAGTTTTAAGAGACAAGTCATATCTCGTTCCCGTTCTCGTCATCGCTTTCGTTTGCGCACATCTTCCCCAGCACCGAACAACAACACGTGCTGGTATCGTCAAAATTTCGGCAATAAAGCGAAACGTTGTCGGTCACCTTGCACATTTCAGGGAAACCTACCGTTGGACC ATCGTGCCACCAAAATCCAATTTCTGGTGGATATTGGCGCTTATCTCTGCAAAGAGTCTCTCGCACCTTGGTCGCCGGAACAAGTCAACTTAATCTCACAGCAGCAAATGGGTCTACCATACGTTGCATAA
- the LOC138857314 gene encoding uncharacterized protein: protein MPDIVDVQVPDSITSLQRVSIRCPLFNSERPALWFAQLEGQFHLAGISDEITQYHYASLHLDAMAAAEVEDLLLNVPTETSYTRLKGTLVERLTLFREARLQQLLERGTLDMDIDKLASLADKIHDIALPATQINSVQEPAATSAVEPRISRLEASINELASSFKRQVISRSRSRHRFRLRTSSPAPNNNTCWYRQNFGNKAKRCRSPCTFQGNLPLDHRATKIKFLVDIGAYLCKESLAPWSPEQVNFKTCSRQPQKC from the exons ATGCCAGATATTGTGGACGTGCAAGTGCCCGACAGTATAACGTCGCTCCAACGTGTTTCTATACGGTGTCCGTTATTCAATTCCGAACGACCAGCCTTGTGGTTCGCCCAACTTGAGGGACAATTTCATCTCGCCGGAATTTCCGATGAAATTACGCAATACCACTATGCTTCTTTACATCTTGACGCCATGGCCGCCGCAGAAGTGGAAGATCTTCTTTTGAATGTTCCCACAGAAACGTCCTACACTCGCTTAAAAGGCACACTGGTCGAACGCCTTACACTCTTTCGAGAAGCACGACTGCAGCAGCTTCTCGAACGAGGGACCTTGG ACATGGATATCGATAAGCTCGCATCTCTTGCAGACAAAATACACGATATCGCATTACCAGCAACACAAATCAATTCGGTCCAAGAACCAGCAGCAACATCAGCTGTCGAACCACGCATTTCTCGTCTCGAAGCTTCAATTAATGAGCTAGCTTCCAGTTTTAAGAGACAAGTCATATCTCGTTCCCGTTCTCGTCATCGCTTTCGTTTGCGCACATCTTCCCCAGCACCGAACAACAACACGTGCTGGTATCGTCAAAATTTCGGCAATAAAGCGAAACGTTGTCGGTCACCTTGCACATTTCAGGGAAACCTACCGTTGGACC ATCGTGCCACCAAAATCAAATTTCTGGTGGATATTGGCGCTTATCTCTGCAAAGAGTCTCTCGCACCTTGGTCGCCGGAACAAGTCAACTTCAAGACTTGTTCCCGACAACCTCAAAAATGCTAA